A window of Arcobacter acticola genomic DNA:
ATATTACATTAAATGACATATGGCCAGATACTAATGAAGTAGATGAATTTCTGAAAAAAATCGATTACAGTATATATAAAAATGCATATAAAGATATCTTTTATGGGAATGAACAATATAAAAAACTAAAGTATCAAAACTTACCTATATACAAGTGGGACAATACAGATATTTATATACAAGCAGAAAAAAATCAAAAACTATTTGAAAATAAGAGTATAGATAAAATTGAAATTACAGATGCAAGTATAATGGCAATTTTTGGTAATGCTATTACTACAGAGCAAATAACACCAATGGGAAAAATATTACCATATTCTAAAGCTGGAATGTATCTTGAATCAAAAGGTGTTAAGGTAAATGAATATGGAAAGTTTGAAAATAGAAAATCAAATGTTGAGGTAATGCTAAGAGGAACTTTTTCAAATATAAAATTAAGAAATAAGATTATAAGTTCAAAAGAGGGGGGATTTATAAAAGACTTTTCAAGTGGTGAGATTATATCTATATATGATTTTTCAAGTGAAATGCAAAAACAAAATACTCCTCTTGTAATATTTGCTGGAAGTTACTATGGAATTGGTGAGTCAATAGACTGGGCTGCAAAAGGAACTAAGCTTTTAGGAGTAAAAGCGATAATTGCAAAATCATTTGCCCACAATCATAGATTAAATCTAATTTCAATGGGAATATTACCTTTAGAGTTTATTGATGATGATATTGAGAGTTTACATTTAGTGGGAGATGAACAAATCTCAATAAAATCAAATGAGATAAAAATAAACGCAAAAGTTAATATAGAAATAAAAAGAAGTGATGAGGTAAAAGTAATAAGCGTTAAAAGCAAATTAGAAACAAAAGATGAGCTAATTTATTATAAAAATGGTGGAGTACTGTCTTATTTATTAAAAAGCATTTAAAAATATTTAAAAAAACATAAGGGATTTGATGGAACAAGTTATTTTAGTAATATTAGCTGTTGGTGTTGTAGCAGTCATTTTAGGAATTTTATTAAAGCGTTTAGATGTTCCTCCTTTAGTTGGGTATATTTTTTCAGGAATTATTCTTGTAAATATTGTTGGTTCAAATGAAGAAAATTCACATATATTAGAACAAATTGCTGAGTTTGGTATTGTGTTTTTAATGTTTACTATTGGTCTTGAAATGAAACTTGATAATTTAATCCAAATGCGTAAATAAGTTTTTGTATATGGGGGCCTTCAAGTTGTTTTATCAATAGCTGTATTTACTCTTTTAGCTCATTATTTATTTGCTTTAGAGCTTAAAACTTCTTTAGTTATTGGAGGGGCTTTATCTTTATCTTCAACAGCAATTGTTTTAAAAATGTTAAATGATTCAAATAATATTACAAACTATTATGGGCAAAATTCTTTAGGGATACTTATTTTTCAGGACTTAGCTGTTATTCCTATTTTATTAGTATTAACTATTTTATCAAATAGCCAAAGTTCTGTTAGTAATTTATTATTTGATATATTTCTTTCTGCAATCGTATTATTTGCAGTTATGATTATTTTTGGTAAATATTTTTTAAATCATATTTTAAAATTAGTAAATAAAGCAGAAACACACGAACTTTTTATAATGATAATTCTAATCATAGCTATTGGTTCAAGTTTTTTAGCCCATTATTTAGGATTTACTTATTCAATGGGAGCTTTCATTGGTGGTATGTTAATTGCAGAAACTCACTATAAACACCAAGTTGAAGCTGATTTAATACCTTTTCGAGATCTATTTCTAGCACTGTTTTTCGTTACAGTTGGAATGCATATTGATATACAATTTTTTCTAAGTCATATATTTCAAGTTTTTACTTTGAGTGTTATTATTATGATTATAAAGGCTTTGATTATATTTACAATTATGTATTTTTATGTTGGAAAAAGAGTTGCCCTTGAAACTTCATTAGCTATTTGTCAAGTAGGGGAGTTTTCATTTGTTGTTTTTACTCAAGCTACACAAACTACACTTTTAGATTCAAATACAGGACAGTTATTAACTCTTTCTGTGATTATTTCTATGATTGCTACTCCATTTATATTAAAAAATATAAAATCTATTACATATAAATTTTTACAAAAAACAGATGCTTCTAATGATGAAGTAATACTTACAAAAAAAGAGTCATTTAAAAATCATGTAATTGTATGTGGATATGGTAGTTTTGGAAAACAAATACTTTTAAATCTGAAAAAAAACAATATACAACATCTAGGAATAATAGATAATTATGAGTTTTTTGAAAATGCTTTAGAGCAAAAAGAAAAAATAATATTTGGAAATCCAACACAAAAACATATTTTACAAGAAGCTGGAATATCAAAAGCAAAGGCAGTAATTATAGCTTTACATGATATAGAAAGTATCACTCTTTTAACTCATACTATAAAAGATATAAATAAAGATGTGAAGATATTGGCTAAGGTTACTAAAAAATCTGTTTTACCAGATACTATAGATAGTGAAGATTTTGTTGATATTTATGATTGTACAGCTGAATTATTAGTTGAAAAAGCTACTAATTAAATAAGCTAGTGAATAAAATGTTTTAAAGATTATTTACTAGTATTTAATTTATATTCATTGATTCTAATACGTCTTTCAATTTCTCGTTTAACTGCATTAAAAGCATAATTTTTATTTCCACCATGAATAGATGTAATTAATTTTGATTCGCAAGATTCACAAATAAAATCTGTTTTAGAAACATCCGTATATTTTGTATGAGAAGAAGTGTCATCATATACTAATATTGATGCGCAATTAGGACAATAGCATTGTAAATTTGTTATTTGATTTTTATGCCATTTCCATTTCCAAGTTGCACCATAAATTGAATCTTCTGTATAGCTTGTGTAGTCTAATTTTGAATTTTTCTTAATTAACATAAATATTGTTAATAAAGAAATTAATCCAAAAATAGATGCTAATAAAAATATCCATGCAGGATAATTATAAGCAGTTAACTGAGTGTTTTCTAGCCAAAGCATAGCTTGTGAAAACCATGAAGATGATATTATAAAATATTCTTGAGTTTTTTCAATAACTTGCAAAAAATTGTCCTAGTTTAAGTGATTTTACTAATGTAATAATAGTTTTATTTGAATTTTTTATTTGAAAACCTTTTTATAGGTTATTTTTTTGGAATTATATAGTATGTACACTAAATTTAAAATTTTTAAGTGTAGTTTTTTAATATGTTTTTGAAAATAAATATTGAAATATGGCATTAGTATTTAGAATATTGACATTTGTATATGTCAATATCTTATTAAATATTAAAATTCTGCTACTTGGGGAACAACTATACCTGCATCAGCGATTCTTAAAATCATTTGTTCATAATCCATATCATTTAGTAAAAATGAACGTGAATAATATCCATTTTCAAGTTCTGGCATAAGGTTTGCTTCTATAAAATGTAAGACTCCCTTGTAACTTGTTTTTATATCAATTCTTCCTATTGTTTTACCGTTTAATGCTCTAAAAGAATTTAATGCAATAGTACAAAGCTCTTTATGAATTTTTTTATCGCTTACCTCTATTACTTCTTCTAAATTATTTTTTACTTCATTATCTAAAATACGATGTCCATTTTTATTTTTAACTGCAATTATTTCAACAGGTAAAATCATTAAAATATTTTTTGATTTATTTTCTAAAATACTAACGCTATATTCTTTTCCTGATAAATAGTTTTCTACTAAAGTACGAGATTTATCTGTGTTATAAATATCTAAAACTTTTGCTTGATATTTTCTAAAATCAAAAACAACAGATTCAGGAGTTATTCCTTTGCTATTTTCGCCAGATATTGGTTTTAAAAATAATGGAAAAGTTACAGGAAGTGAAGCTTCTGTTTCATGTTCATCTGGTTGGGTAGTAAAAAAGTTTGCTGTATTTATATTTGCTTCTTTTATTGTAAGTTTGGCATGATTTTTATCATATTCATTATCTAAGGCTTCTTTATTTGAAGTTATAAAATTAATATTATGTTTTTTTAAATAATCACTAAGCCAAATTTCTTGGTTTTGGAAATCAAAATATTTTATTCCTGAAAATACTAAATCAGGTTTTCTTTTTATTAAAGATTTTAAATCATTTTCATTTTCAATAATAGTAATAACAACTTTCTCATAGGCTTTTGATAAAATTTCTAAGATTAGATTTTCGTCTAATTTAAAGCCTATATCTTTTCTATATGAAGTTGAATCTTTTGGTGTATCGATTGTGACAATTTCTATTGATTTATTGATTAAAGAGATGGGATGTCCTTTTTTGTAGTTTTAGTAAGATTAAATAGTTCATTTTTACTTGAAAAAACTACCCAAAGTTATTTTAGGGTAGCGTAAATAGTATTAATTACATATTTTTATAATTTTTTTATGTTTATTGGTTTTAATAAAGGCAAATAATCATAAAATACCCCAATCAAACAAGCAATTAAAGGATTTTTATGTCATTTTCACACTTAGGTCTAAGCCTAGAAATAAATAAAGCACTAAATGAGAATGCTTATAAAATACCAAGTAAAATTCAAGAAAAAGTAATTCCTTTAATTTTAGAAAAAAAAGATGTGATGGCAAGAGCCCAGACAGGTAGCGGAAAAACTGCGAGTTTTGTTTTACCTATTTTACAACTTTGGAATGAAAAAAAGTATGAAGGAAAAGCAAAAATTAAAGTTTTGATTCTAACACCAACTCGAGAATTAGCTCTTCAAGTATCTCAATCTTTTGAATTGTTTTCTAAATACTTAGAAAAGAAACCAAAACTAGTTACTATTATTGGTGGTAAAAGTATTGGTGATCAGCTTTTGGATATACAAAAAGGTTGTGATATTGTTGTGGCAACCACTGGTAGGCTAAATGATATCTTAGATAAAAAACAGATGAATTTATCAGCACTTGAATTTTTTGTTTTAGATGAAGCAGATAAGATGCTTGATTTTGGTTTTGAAGAAGAATTAGAACTACTTTTAAAACAAATTCCAAAGGAAAGACAAAATTTACTTTTTTCAGCAACTTATCCTTTAAAAGTTCAAAATATTATTGCAAAAATCACAAGAGAAGCAATAGAAGTTTTCATAGAAGATGAAGCACCAACAGTGCAAACTATAAATCAAAGGCTAATAGAAGTTAATAAAGAGAACAGAAGCCCACTTTTAAGAAATCTAATAGAAAACCATTCTTGGGAGCAAATACTTGTTTTCATGGCTAATAAACGTTCTTGTGACAATATAGCTGCAAAATTTAGAAAATATGGTTTAAATGCAGAATCATTTCATGGTGATTTACTTCAAGATGAAAGAAATGAAACACTACAAGATTTTAAAGATAAGAAAATAAAAATCTTATTTGCTACAGATATTGCAGCACGTGGTTTGCATATAGATGATATTTCATGTGTAGTAAATTTTGATTTACCAAGGGCACCTGCTGATTATATTCATAGAATTGGAAGAACTGGACGAGCTGGGAAAAGTGGAAATGCAATCTCTTTTATAGGATTAGAAGATTTTGAACATTTTGCTTTAATTGAAAAAAAATGTGATTTAAAACTCCAAAGAGAACAGATAGAAAAATTTGAATTAATAGGAAAACCATTAGAAAAAGAAAAAGGGAAAGAACCTATAAAAGGTAAAAGATTAAGTAAAAAAGATAAACTAAGACAGCAAAAGCTTTAAAAAGAGTAAATAGTCTTATAAAGCATTGCTACTAATATAATAATATTCAAAATTAAAATATATTGTTTATATGAAGTGGCTTTTACTAAATGTTTTGCTTTTATTCCAAAATATACCCCAATAAGTGAACCAATCCCTACAACTGCCCCTTCAAGATATAACATATGACCATGAAGTGAAATAGATGTAAATCCAGCAATTGATGAGAAGATAACAAAAAATAATCCCAAAGCTGTAGCTGATTTTAAATCATACTTCATAAATCCAACAAGAATAGGTGTTAATAAAATAGAACCACCAACTCCTATACTCATAGCAATAAGACCTATGAAAGCTCCAATAACAAATAAAGTTAATTTACTATGTGATTTTCTTTCCCCATCATAAGAAGCAGGAGAATAAAAAATTCGAATAATAGCAAAGATTAAAATCGCAATAAATAAATATTGTAAAGATTCATTTGATACATTTGTAACAATATATCCACTTTGTAAACCACCAACAAATCCGCCTAGTCCAATTATAAGACCATCTTTTACAACATTTTGAGCGTGTTTAGCATTTAATATAGATCCATAAATTGAAGAGAAAACCATTTGCATGATAGATATTGCAACTGCTTCTTTCATTACATATCCTACTAATAAGAGTATAGGAACAAGAATCATTCCTCCGCCAACTCCAAAAAAACCAGATATAAAACCTGTGATTATTCCAAAGCCAGCAAGTTCTAGTATCACGAATCAGTCTTTTTAATAGAGTTCATTGCTTCAATAAAGTTATTGTATTCCTCTTCAAGCTTTTTATCTTTTACACTTACATCAATTCCATCTTCTTCTTTTAAAGCAACTTCAACAACATGAATTCTTTCAAGAAGATATTTAAACATTTCTTTATTAATATCAGGTAAATCCCCATGTGCCATTTTACAATTTTTATTATCACGTCTAATAATTTTTGCAGGAACTCCAACAGCAGTTGAGTTATCAGGAACATCACAAACAACAACAGAGTTAGCACCAACTTTAGAATTTCTACCAATTGTAATATTTCCTAAAACTTTTGCTCCACTTCCTATTACTGTGTTTGATTTAACAGTAGGATGTCGTTTCCCTTTATCAAGACTAACTCCTCCAAGAGTTACACCTTGATAAATTAAAACATCATCTTCAACAATAGCAGTTGCACCAATAACCACTCCAATAGCATGATCTATAAATACTCTTCTTCCTATTGTACAAGCAGGGTGAATATCTGTTTTTGTAAGAAAAGAAGATATTCCATTAATAACTCTAGAAAGTTTTTTCCAACCTTTATAATAAAGCTTATTTGCAATTCTATGATTAATAATTGCCCAAACACCCGGGTAATTAAAAAATAGTTCTAAGTTGTTATCTAAAGCAGGGTCGTTGTTTCTTGGAACACAAAAATCTTCTTTTATTTGTGCCCAAAATGAAATTTTTTCTTGTTCTTTTTCAAG
This region includes:
- a CDS encoding DEAD/DEAH box helicase; translated protein: MSFSHLGLSLEINKALNENAYKIPSKIQEKVIPLILEKKDVMARAQTGSGKTASFVLPILQLWNEKKYEGKAKIKVLILTPTRELALQVSQSFELFSKYLEKKPKLVTIIGGKSIGDQLLDIQKGCDIVVATTGRLNDILDKKQMNLSALEFFVLDEADKMLDFGFEEELELLLKQIPKERQNLLFSATYPLKVQNIIAKITREAIEVFIEDEAPTVQTINQRLIEVNKENRSPLLRNLIENHSWEQILVFMANKRSCDNIAAKFRKYGLNAESFHGDLLQDERNETLQDFKDKKIKILFATDIAARGLHIDDISCVVNFDLPRAPADYIHRIGRTGRAGKSGNAISFIGLEDFEHFALIEKKCDLKLQREQIEKFELIGKPLEKEKGKEPIKGKRLSKKDKLRQQKL
- a CDS encoding ATP-grasp domain-containing protein: MSLINKSIEIVTIDTPKDSTSYRKDIGFKLDENLILEILSKAYEKVVITIIENENDLKSLIKRKPDLVFSGIKYFDFQNQEIWLSDYLKKHNINFITSNKEALDNEYDKNHAKLTIKEANINTANFFTTQPDEHETEASLPVTFPLFLKPISGENSKGITPESVVFDFRKYQAKVLDIYNTDKSRTLVENYLSGKEYSVSILENKSKNILMILPVEIIAVKNKNGHRILDNEVKNNLEEVIEVSDKKIHKELCTIALNSFRALNGKTIGRIDIKTSYKGVLHFIEANLMPELENGYYSRSFLLNDMDYEQMILRIADAGIVVPQVAEF
- a CDS encoding sulfite exporter TauE/SafE family protein gives rise to the protein MILELAGFGIITGFISGFFGVGGGMILVPILLLVGYVMKEAVAISIMQMVFSSIYGSILNAKHAQNVVKDGLIIGLGGFVGGLQSGYIVTNVSNESLQYLFIAILIFAIIRIFYSPASYDGERKSHSKLTLFVIGAFIGLIAMSIGVGGSILLTPILVGFMKYDLKSATALGLFFVIFSSIAGFTSISLHGHMLYLEGAVVGIGSLIGVYFGIKAKHLVKATSYKQYILILNIIILVAMLYKTIYSF
- the cysE gene encoding serine O-acetyltransferase — its product is MNDGKIEEQELEKEQEKISFWAQIKEDFCVPRNNDPALDNNLELFFNYPGVWAIINHRIANKLYYKGWKKLSRVINGISSFLTKTDIHPACTIGRRVFIDHAIGVVIGATAIVEDDVLIYQGVTLGGVSLDKGKRHPTVKSNTVIGSGAKVLGNITIGRNSKVGANSVVVCDVPDNSTAVGVPAKIIRRDNKNCKMAHGDLPDINKEMFKYLLERIHVVEVALKEEDGIDVSVKDKKLEEEYNNFIEAMNSIKKTDS
- a CDS encoding NAD-binding protein yields the protein MIATPFILKNIKSITYKFLQKTDASNDEVILTKKESFKNHVIVCGYGSFGKQILLNLKKNNIQHLGIIDNYEFFENALEQKEKIIFGNPTQKHILQEAGISKAKAVIIALHDIESITLLTHTIKDINKDVKILAKVTKKSVLPDTIDSEDFVDIYDCTAELLVEKATN